A DNA window from Pedobacter africanus contains the following coding sequences:
- a CDS encoding 3-keto-disaccharide hydrolase has protein sequence MNLKISLPLLVAFAFLLANQASAQKGWTKLFNGKDLKDWNIKIAKHDYRDNYANTFRVEDGLMKVRYDGYQNFDQQYGHIYYKSPYSYYLLEVTYRFVGEQAKGGEGWALRNSGAMLHCQAPETILKNQDFPISVEAQLLGGDGTHERHTSNVCTPGTQIVYGEKPFTAHCLNSKSKTYAGEQWVTAQFLVLGDSVIKHIIDKQVVLEYTKPQIGGGSVSNYDPKIKEDGKMLSSGYISLQSESHPIDFKTVRLFDLAPYAKDKTKLNKVIEKLLPLNQQ, from the coding sequence ATGAACTTAAAAATCAGCTTACCGCTCCTGGTAGCTTTTGCATTCCTGCTTGCAAACCAAGCTTCAGCCCAAAAGGGCTGGACCAAGCTTTTTAACGGAAAGGACCTGAAAGACTGGAACATTAAAATCGCCAAACACGATTATAGGGACAACTATGCCAATACTTTCCGTGTGGAAGACGGCCTGATGAAAGTACGTTATGATGGCTATCAAAATTTTGATCAGCAATACGGTCATATTTATTACAAAAGCCCTTACTCCTATTACCTTCTGGAAGTAACCTATCGTTTTGTTGGCGAGCAGGCCAAAGGTGGCGAAGGCTGGGCCCTGAGAAACAGCGGGGCAATGCTGCATTGCCAGGCGCCGGAGACGATCCTGAAGAACCAGGATTTTCCAATCTCAGTTGAAGCGCAGCTGCTGGGCGGCGATGGTACTCATGAACGCCACACCAGTAATGTGTGCACCCCGGGAACGCAAATCGTTTACGGCGAAAAGCCATTTACAGCGCACTGCCTGAACTCAAAATCAAAGACCTATGCGGGCGAGCAGTGGGTTACTGCCCAATTCCTGGTTCTGGGAGATTCTGTAATTAAACACATCATTGATAAGCAAGTAGTGCTGGAATACACCAAACCTCAAATAGGTGGTGGCAGTGTAAGTAACTACGATCCTAAAATAAAAGAGGATGGCAAAATGCTAAGCAGCGGTTATATTTCTCTGCAAAGCGAAAGCCATCCTATTGATTTTAAGACAGTAAGACTATTTGACCTGGCTCCTTATGCAAAAGATAAAACGAAGCTGAACAAGGTCATAGAAAAACTGCTTCCTTTAAACCAGCAGTAA
- a CDS encoding sugar MFS transporter gives MINKTENNSYTIPFATLTTLFFMWGFITCMNDVLIPHLKELFNLTYLQSMLVQFCFFGAYFIGSVVYFVTSYLWGDPINKIGYKNGMLLGLFIAAIGCFLFYPAAVFSAYGLFLSALFILGLGFTLLQIAANPYVSLLGKPEGASSRLNLAQAFNSLGTTIAPVVGGFLIFEFFAENGKITARATEMPYIIFTGIFVLLAICLYLIRLPEFKSEEHTEKGLGALQFPQLKLGILGIFFYVGAEVCIGSFIINFLALPEIMGIPESVSKNYLALYWGGSMIGRFLGAISLNQSISGVKKIGFMIAAAAAVFLLIFSIVDLSFAQITMFLVFMGVNLLGFFIGKAAPARTLMVFALVNVMLVLLTIFNAGSFAMWTILSVGLFNSIMWSNIFTLSIHGLGKYTSQGSSLLVMAILGGALLPLVQGAFADGMGIHHSFFVPALGYLYIAFFGFYCSRKLGNVKVESVAGGH, from the coding sequence ATGATTAACAAGACTGAAAACAACAGTTACACCATTCCCTTTGCAACTTTGACCACACTTTTTTTTATGTGGGGGTTCATTACCTGCATGAATGATGTGCTTATTCCACACCTTAAAGAATTATTTAACCTAACCTACCTGCAATCGATGCTGGTGCAGTTTTGTTTCTTTGGTGCCTATTTTATAGGCTCAGTGGTTTATTTCGTGACCTCTTACCTATGGGGAGATCCGATCAACAAAATAGGGTACAAGAACGGGATGTTGCTGGGCTTATTTATTGCTGCCATCGGCTGTTTCCTGTTTTATCCTGCAGCTGTGTTTTCGGCCTACGGACTCTTCTTAAGTGCTTTGTTTATCCTCGGACTGGGTTTTACCTTATTGCAGATTGCGGCAAACCCCTATGTGTCCTTATTAGGGAAGCCTGAAGGGGCTTCCAGCCGGTTAAACCTTGCGCAGGCTTTTAACTCTTTAGGTACCACCATAGCCCCGGTAGTAGGGGGCTTTCTGATATTTGAGTTTTTTGCAGAGAACGGTAAGATTACTGCCAGGGCTACAGAAATGCCTTACATTATTTTTACCGGAATATTTGTATTGCTGGCCATATGCCTGTACCTTATCAGGTTGCCGGAGTTTAAATCTGAGGAGCACACCGAAAAAGGACTGGGTGCATTGCAGTTCCCACAGTTGAAGCTCGGTATTTTAGGGATATTCTTTTACGTAGGTGCAGAAGTGTGTATAGGCAGTTTCATCATCAACTTTCTGGCACTTCCGGAAATTATGGGCATCCCCGAGTCGGTGAGTAAAAATTACCTGGCCCTGTATTGGGGCGGCTCCATGATCGGGCGTTTTCTGGGGGCAATTTCATTGAACCAAAGTATATCCGGTGTTAAAAAAATTGGTTTTATGATAGCCGCCGCTGCTGCAGTGTTTCTGCTGATTTTTTCTATTGTAGACCTCAGTTTCGCCCAGATCACTATGTTTCTGGTGTTTATGGGCGTTAACCTGCTTGGCTTTTTTATTGGTAAAGCGGCACCGGCACGTACACTTATGGTATTTGCGCTGGTTAACGTGATGCTGGTTTTGCTGACCATCTTTAATGCAGGTTCCTTTGCCATGTGGACCATCCTGAGTGTAGGTTTGTTCAATTCAATCATGTGGTCGAACATATTTACACTGTCTATCCATGGATTGGGCAAATACACCAGCCAAGGGTCATCCTTATTGGTAATGGCTATTTTAGGCGGGGCATTGCTGCCGCTGGTACAGGGGGCATTTGCAGATGGTATGGGTATACACCATTCTTTCTTTGTGCCGGCCCTGGGTTATCTGTACATTGCCTTCTTTGGGTTTTACTGCTCCAGAAAACTGGGTAATGTTAAGGTGGAAAGCGTAGCCGGAGGGCATTAA
- a CDS encoding winged helix-turn-helix transcriptional regulator, with protein MRKDTSTNALNEKQINDSCGMAYSLSVIGGRWKPAILCRLLYGKMRYSDLKNSILNISERMLVSQLRELEADQVIRRIVHPVVPPHVDYEITELGLTMKPMLKAMSDWGNMHRSKVQGTEENIKDDFLLQTQ; from the coding sequence ATGAGAAAAGACACCTCTACGAACGCTTTAAATGAAAAGCAGATCAACGACAGTTGCGGCATGGCCTATTCCCTATCGGTAATTGGGGGCAGGTGGAAACCAGCCATTTTATGCAGGCTATTGTATGGAAAGATGCGCTACAGCGATTTAAAAAACTCGATCCTCAACATCTCGGAGCGCATGCTGGTATCGCAGCTGCGCGAACTGGAAGCTGACCAGGTCATCAGAAGAATTGTCCACCCTGTAGTTCCACCACACGTAGATTATGAAATAACTGAACTGGGTTTAACCATGAAGCCCATGTTAAAGGCGATGTCTGACTGGGGAAACATGCACAGAAGCAAAGTGCAGGGTACTGAGGAAAATATAAAGGATGATTTTTTACTGCAGACGCAATAA
- a CDS encoding SDR family oxidoreductase encodes MKRLENKVALVTGGGRGMGANITKRLAAEGAAVVLTYSKSAEQSEKIAAQINAAGGKALALKADSAFPEEVTSAVNKTIAEFGHIDILVNNAGIYIGKAFEAHALEDYELIMAVNVRAVYAAALAAVHHMPEAGRIITIGSNMADFAGGAQSTLYVMSKSALSGLTKGLARDLGPRGITVNLVQPGPIDTDMNPANTELADLLRSRMALKDYGTGDDVAGLVAFLASEEGKYITGTALTIDGGYNA; translated from the coding sequence ATGAAACGTTTAGAAAACAAAGTGGCCCTGGTAACCGGCGGTGGCAGGGGGATGGGTGCTAACATTACAAAAAGGCTTGCAGCAGAAGGTGCTGCTGTGGTACTCACTTATTCCAAATCTGCAGAACAATCGGAAAAGATTGCTGCGCAGATCAATGCAGCAGGAGGTAAGGCTTTGGCCCTGAAAGCCGACAGCGCCTTTCCGGAGGAAGTTACCAGTGCTGTCAACAAAACCATTGCCGAATTCGGGCATATAGATATCCTGGTAAACAATGCTGGTATTTATATTGGAAAAGCTTTTGAAGCGCACGCACTGGAAGATTACGAGCTGATTATGGCAGTTAATGTGCGTGCAGTATATGCAGCTGCACTGGCTGCAGTTCATCATATGCCAGAGGCTGGAAGGATCATCACCATAGGAAGCAATATGGCTGATTTTGCGGGGGGAGCTCAATCTACCTTGTATGTGATGAGTAAATCAGCGCTTAGCGGACTTACCAAGGGGTTGGCACGCGACCTGGGACCGAGGGGGATTACTGTAAACCTGGTTCAGCCCGGGCCAATTGATACCGACATGAACCCTGCCAATACCGAACTGGCTGATTTGTTAAGAAGCAGGATGGCTTTAAAGGATTATGGAACGGGCGATGATGTTGCCGGCTTAGTGGCCTTTCTGGCCAGTGAAGAAGGTAAATACATTACCGGAACAGCCCTTACAATTGATGGCGGATATAACGCCTGA
- a CDS encoding PhnA domain-containing protein, which translates to MEAQLLERSENKCELCQSADPLKLYKVLPQTSSNAENTILICDKCRGQIEKTAELDVKHLNCLRTSIWSAVPGVQVVTWRLLNRLNESWAVDCLEMMYMDEETLAWAKSGLAEDSDVADDVHKDCNGQVLEAGNSVVLIKTLDVKGSSLSAKLGTVVKNIRLVENNTDQIEGKIEGQTIVILTKYVRKQS; encoded by the coding sequence TTGGAAGCACAGTTACTTGAAAGAAGCGAAAACAAATGCGAGTTGTGCCAGTCTGCAGATCCCCTGAAATTATATAAGGTACTTCCGCAGACCAGCAGTAACGCAGAAAACACCATATTGATATGCGATAAATGCCGGGGGCAGATCGAAAAAACAGCGGAACTTGATGTGAAACACCTGAACTGTTTGCGTACCAGCATCTGGAGTGCCGTTCCGGGCGTACAGGTGGTGACCTGGCGTTTGCTGAACCGCTTAAATGAAAGCTGGGCTGTTGATTGCCTGGAAATGATGTACATGGATGAGGAGACCCTGGCCTGGGCCAAATCCGGTTTAGCTGAAGATAGTGATGTGGCAGACGATGTGCATAAGGACTGCAACGGACAAGTGCTTGAGGCTGGTAATTCAGTAGTGCTGATCAAAACCCTGGATGTAAAAGGGTCTTCGTTAAGCGCAAAGCTGGGTACGGTGGTAAAAAATATCCGTTTGGTAGAGAACAATACCGACCAGATTGAAGGTAAAATAGAAGGTCAGACCATCGTGATCCTTACCAAATATGTAAGGAAACAGAGCTAA
- a CDS encoding D-glycero-alpha-D-manno-heptose-1,7-bisphosphate 7-phosphatase has protein sequence MMKNKAIFLDRDGVLNHEIHDYITRLEDFKILDYQIPPLKKLYDEGYLLVIITNQGGIAQSRYTEDTLAEMHADLKLKFEAQGAVITHAYYCPHHPTVSGDCSCRKPKSGMLLEAIATYNIDPELSVMIGDKPRDVEAANGAGVRGILIAPDEQIDYDLVKQVLSGTEFQVLSAGIK, from the coding sequence ATGATGAAGAACAAAGCAATTTTTCTGGACCGTGATGGCGTGCTCAATCACGAAATACACGATTACATTACCAGGCTGGAAGATTTTAAGATATTGGACTATCAGATCCCTCCATTAAAAAAACTATATGATGAAGGCTATCTTTTAGTGATCATTACCAATCAGGGCGGAATTGCGCAAAGCAGGTATACTGAAGATACATTGGCGGAGATGCACGCCGACCTGAAACTTAAATTTGAAGCACAGGGAGCTGTAATTACCCATGCATATTATTGCCCGCACCACCCTACAGTTTCGGGTGACTGCAGCTGTAGAAAACCTAAATCGGGCATGTTGCTGGAGGCAATTGCCACATACAATATTGATCCTGAATTGTCGGTAATGATTGGCGATAAGCCCAGGGACGTAGAGGCAGCCAATGGGGCAGGGGTAAGAGGGATATTGATTGCACCTGACGAGCAGATTGATTATGACCTGGTGAAACAGGTGTTGTCCGGTACGGAATTCCAGGTGCTTAGCGCTGGTATAAAATAA
- the fsa gene encoding fructose-6-phosphate aldolase, which produces MKFFIDTANLDQIKEAQDLGILDGVTTNPSLMAKEGITGDANVIAHYKAICAIVDDNVSAEVISTTYEEIIKEGEALAKLDPKIVVKVPMIKDGVKAIKYLTSKGIRTNCTLIFSPGQALLAAKAGASYVSPFLGRLDDISTDGLQLIEDIRLIFDNYGYATEILAASIRGPLHIVNCAKLGADVITAPLAAITALLKHPLTDSGLATFLADHAKASGK; this is translated from the coding sequence ATGAAATTTTTTATTGATACCGCTAATCTTGACCAGATAAAAGAAGCACAGGATCTTGGAATCTTGGATGGTGTAACCACCAACCCCAGCCTTATGGCCAAAGAAGGCATTACGGGTGATGCGAATGTAATTGCACATTATAAGGCCATCTGCGCAATTGTTGATGACAATGTAAGTGCTGAAGTCATTTCGACCACTTATGAAGAAATCATTAAAGAAGGTGAAGCCCTGGCTAAACTGGATCCAAAGATCGTTGTGAAGGTACCAATGATCAAAGACGGTGTAAAAGCGATCAAATACTTAACTTCAAAAGGAATAAGGACCAATTGTACATTGATTTTCTCGCCTGGCCAGGCCCTTTTGGCAGCCAAAGCCGGAGCATCCTACGTTTCTCCTTTCCTGGGGCGTTTGGATGACATCTCTACAGATGGCTTACAGCTGATCGAAGACATCAGGCTGATATTTGACAATTATGGTTATGCAACTGAAATTCTTGCAGCCTCTATCCGCGGTCCTTTACATATCGTAAACTGCGCTAAGTTAGGTGCAGATGTAATTACTGCCCCTTTAGCTGCCATCACAGCATTGTTAAAGCACCCCTTAACTGATAGCGGACTGGCAACTTTTCTTGCCGATCATGCAAAAGCTTCAGGTAAATAA
- the gltB gene encoding glutamate synthase large subunit — protein MELTQDNQGLYDQRFEHDACGIGFVAHIKGRKSQQIISDAITILENLDHRGAVGAEINTGDGAGIMIQIPHEFLYDECLKIGFSLNESGDYGVGMLFLPKDVKAREECREIIYRAAEKLGLEVLGFRKVLTNTDGIGDMALSVEPEMEQVFIARPYAIKAGADFERKLYVFKNYLSKTINNTVKGINGEFYIASFSSKTIVYKGQLTSLQVRSYFTELSDKRVVSAFGLVHSRFATNTFPSWRLAQPFRYIAHNGEINTLQGNLNWFRASVKSFASSYFTPEELNILLPVIDETNSDSGCLDNVVELLLHSGRSLPHVLMMLIPEAWDGNEDMDELKQAFYKFHATLMEPWDGPAAVSFTDGNLIGATLDRNGLRPQRYAITEDDHVIMASEAGALALDQSKIIEKGRLTPGKMFVVDMEQGRIISDEEIKQQVCGSRPYADWINKYQIRLEELPEPRVVFSGLSQESIFRYQQVFGYSREDVDLILKPMARDGKEPIGSMGTDIPLAVLSQKPQHLSSYFKQLFAQVTNPPIDPIREKVVMSLAGFMGNNGNILEENAMQCHCVGIKHPILTNVELEKLRSIDTGVFQSKTLQTYFRADGQPGAMAKGLDRLCRYAVDAVEDGFQVIILSDRALDSEHAAIPSLLAVSAVHHHLIRKGYRGAVGIVVEAGDVWEVHHFATLIGFGATAVNPYLALETIAGFETEFDAKKEKLFKNYIYAVNNGLLKIFSKMGISTLQSYHGAQIFEILGINKSVVDNYFTGAVSRIGGLGLDEIAKETLIKHNRIFKLANRPDPILPTGGNYKWKRKGEQHLFNPQTIHLLQNATRKKDYGIYKQYAKLVNEQTNQAYTIRGLFEFNYNRPAVPLEEVEPVENILKRFATGAMSFGSISHEAHSTLAIAMNRIGGKSNTGEGGEDELRYELLPNGDSMRSAIKQIASARFGVTSYYLTNADELQIKMAQGAKPGEGGQLPGEKVDDWIGKVRHATPGVGLISPPPHHDIYSIEDLAQLIFDLKNANRAARINVKLVSKAGVGTIAAGVAKAHADVILVSGFDGGTGASPLTSIQHAGLPWELGLAEAHQTLVKNRLRSRVVLQTDGQLKTGKDIAIATLLGAEEWGVATAALVTSGCIMMRKCHLNTCPVGVATQDPNLRKLFTGEPDHVVNLFYFLAEELRETMAELGFRSVQEMVGQADALSVRNIDQADWKLKDLDLSAILYKAPDNGLSLYQTEEQDHGLATVLDHELIKAAQPALASKEPVYKEFDLKNTDRAIGTMLSNEVSKIYKSHGLPADTINFKFKGSAGQSFGAFAAKGISLQLEGEANDYVGKGLSGARLAIYPFSNVKYVPEQNIIIGNVAMYGATSGELFVRGQAGERFAVRNSGGTAVVEGLGDHGCEYMTGGEVLVIGDTGSNFAAGMSGGIAWVYDAKGDFASKCNKEMVDLDPLDEQDELRINVLLKRHIQLTDSSVARFILNDWTTQSAHFIKVFPKEYKAVLQSRAQKVKV, from the coding sequence ATGGAACTAACACAAGATAACCAGGGGTTATACGACCAGCGTTTTGAACATGATGCCTGCGGCATTGGATTTGTAGCTCACATCAAGGGCAGAAAGTCGCAGCAAATCATTTCTGACGCCATAACCATTCTTGAAAATCTTGATCACCGCGGGGCAGTCGGAGCTGAAATCAATACGGGTGATGGGGCCGGTATCATGATACAGATACCTCACGAATTCTTATATGATGAATGCCTTAAAATCGGGTTCAGCCTGAACGAATCGGGTGACTATGGTGTAGGGATGCTTTTCTTACCGAAAGATGTAAAAGCAAGAGAAGAATGCAGGGAAATCATTTATCGCGCGGCTGAAAAGCTGGGCCTTGAAGTTTTAGGCTTCAGGAAAGTGCTGACCAATACTGATGGTATTGGCGACATGGCTTTATCTGTAGAACCAGAGATGGAGCAGGTGTTTATAGCACGTCCTTATGCCATTAAGGCCGGGGCAGATTTTGAACGCAAACTTTATGTGTTTAAAAATTACCTTTCTAAAACCATTAACAATACGGTAAAGGGCATCAACGGCGAGTTTTATATTGCTTCGTTTTCTTCTAAAACAATTGTATATAAAGGTCAGCTTACCTCTTTGCAGGTACGGTCTTACTTTACAGAACTGAGTGATAAAAGGGTAGTTTCGGCCTTTGGTTTGGTGCATTCCCGTTTTGCAACCAATACTTTCCCATCCTGGCGATTGGCGCAGCCCTTTAGGTATATTGCCCATAATGGCGAGATCAATACTTTGCAAGGCAACCTGAACTGGTTCAGGGCAAGTGTGAAATCATTTGCATCTTCTTATTTTACACCCGAAGAATTAAATATTTTATTGCCTGTAATTGACGAGACCAACTCCGATTCGGGATGCCTGGACAACGTAGTAGAACTCCTGCTGCACTCCGGCCGCTCATTGCCTCATGTTTTAATGATGCTGATCCCTGAAGCCTGGGATGGCAATGAGGATATGGATGAGTTGAAACAGGCTTTCTATAAATTCCATGCTACTTTAATGGAGCCTTGGGATGGCCCTGCCGCTGTTTCCTTTACCGATGGCAACCTGATTGGCGCCACTTTGGACAGGAACGGTTTACGTCCGCAGCGTTATGCCATTACCGAAGATGACCATGTGATTATGGCCTCCGAGGCCGGTGCACTGGCATTGGACCAAAGCAAGATCATTGAAAAAGGCAGGTTAACGCCAGGCAAAATGTTTGTGGTAGACATGGAGCAGGGCAGGATTATTAGTGACGAAGAGATCAAGCAGCAGGTTTGCGGAAGCAGGCCCTATGCAGACTGGATCAACAAATACCAGATCAGACTGGAAGAGCTACCTGAACCAAGAGTGGTATTCAGCGGCCTTTCCCAGGAGTCTATTTTCAGGTACCAGCAGGTATTTGGCTACAGCAGGGAAGATGTTGACCTGATCCTGAAGCCTATGGCCAGGGATGGTAAGGAGCCTATTGGTTCAATGGGAACAGACATTCCGCTGGCTGTACTTTCCCAAAAGCCTCAGCACCTTTCTTCATACTTTAAACAACTGTTTGCCCAGGTAACCAACCCGCCAATTGACCCGATCAGGGAAAAAGTGGTGATGAGCCTTGCAGGCTTTATGGGCAACAACGGCAATATCCTGGAAGAAAATGCCATGCAATGTCATTGTGTAGGCATCAAACACCCGATATTGACCAATGTAGAACTTGAAAAATTAAGGAGTATAGATACTGGTGTATTCCAATCCAAGACCCTTCAAACCTATTTCAGGGCCGACGGACAACCGGGGGCAATGGCCAAGGGCTTAGACCGTTTGTGCCGTTATGCGGTAGATGCGGTTGAAGATGGTTTCCAGGTGATCATCCTTTCGGATCGGGCCCTGGATTCAGAACACGCAGCTATTCCTTCATTGTTGGCAGTTTCAGCAGTGCACCACCACCTGATCCGCAAAGGATACCGGGGGGCTGTAGGTATTGTGGTTGAGGCCGGCGACGTTTGGGAAGTACATCATTTTGCAACCTTAATAGGCTTTGGTGCTACGGCAGTAAACCCTTACCTGGCATTGGAAACCATTGCCGGTTTTGAGACCGAGTTTGATGCCAAAAAAGAGAAGCTGTTTAAGAATTACATTTATGCAGTAAATAACGGACTGTTAAAGATTTTCTCTAAAATGGGAATTTCTACTTTACAATCGTACCATGGTGCACAGATCTTTGAAATTCTGGGGATCAATAAAAGTGTGGTCGACAATTATTTTACCGGTGCAGTTTCAAGGATTGGCGGACTTGGTTTAGACGAGATTGCCAAGGAGACCTTAATCAAACACAACAGGATCTTTAAACTGGCTAACCGCCCCGATCCGATCTTGCCTACCGGCGGTAATTACAAATGGAAGCGTAAGGGAGAACAACATTTGTTTAACCCTCAAACCATCCACCTGCTGCAAAATGCTACCCGTAAAAAGGACTATGGCATTTATAAACAGTATGCCAAACTGGTTAATGAACAAACCAATCAGGCTTACACCATCAGGGGCTTATTTGAATTCAATTACAACCGTCCGGCAGTTCCATTGGAGGAAGTGGAGCCGGTTGAAAACATATTGAAGCGTTTCGCTACAGGGGCCATGTCTTTCGGCTCTATCTCGCACGAAGCCCACTCTACCTTAGCTATTGCCATGAACCGAATTGGCGGCAAAAGCAATACCGGTGAAGGCGGGGAAGACGAACTGAGGTACGAACTGCTGCCTAATGGGGATTCCATGCGTTCGGCCATCAAGCAGATCGCTTCTGCACGTTTTGGCGTAACCAGTTATTACCTCACCAATGCAGATGAATTGCAGATTAAAATGGCACAGGGTGCCAAACCTGGCGAAGGCGGACAGCTGCCAGGTGAGAAAGTAGATGACTGGATCGGAAAGGTTCGTCATGCCACACCAGGGGTAGGTTTAATTTCTCCTCCTCCGCACCACGATATTTATTCTATTGAGGATCTGGCACAGCTGATCTTTGATCTTAAAAATGCCAATCGCGCTGCAAGGATCAACGTGAAGCTGGTTTCTAAAGCCGGTGTGGGCACAATTGCGGCAGGGGTTGCCAAGGCGCATGCCGATGTGATCCTGGTATCCGGATTTGATGGTGGTACAGGTGCCTCACCTTTAACTTCTATACAGCATGCCGGTTTGCCATGGGAGCTTGGTTTGGCCGAAGCGCACCAGACCCTGGTTAAAAACCGCCTGCGCAGCAGGGTTGTACTGCAAACAGACGGACAGCTGAAAACCGGTAAAGACATCGCGATAGCAACTTTACTGGGCGCTGAAGAATGGGGCGTGGCAACTGCTGCGCTGGTAACTTCAGGCTGTATCATGATGCGTAAATGTCACCTGAATACCTGTCCTGTTGGCGTAGCCACCCAGGACCCGAACTTAAGGAAGCTGTTTACAGGCGAACCAGACCATGTGGTGAACCTGTTTTATTTCCTTGCAGAGGAATTGAGGGAAACCATGGCTGAACTGGGCTTCAGATCGGTACAGGAAATGGTGGGTCAGGCAGATGCCCTCAGCGTTCGCAATATAGACCAGGCCGATTGGAAACTAAAAGATCTTGACCTTTCTGCCATATTGTATAAGGCACCTGATAACGGTTTAAGCCTTTACCAGACAGAAGAGCAGGATCATGGGCTGGCCACAGTGCTTGATCATGAGCTGATTAAAGCTGCACAGCCGGCATTGGCCAGTAAAGAGCCTGTATATAAAGAGTTTGATCTTAAAAATACAGACCGCGCCATTGGTACCATGCTTTCCAACGAAGTATCCAAAATCTACAAAAGCCATGGGCTGCCTGCCGATACAATCAACTTTAAGTTTAAAGGCTCGGCCGGACAAAGCTTTGGTGCCTTTGCAGCAAAGGGGATTTCTTTACAGCTTGAGGGAGAGGCCAATGACTATGTGGGTAAAGGACTTTCGGGCGCGAGACTGGCCATTTATCCTTTCAGTAATGTAAAATATGTGCCTGAGCAGAATATCATTATCGGCAACGTGGCCATGTACGGTGCAACTTCTGGTGAGTTGTTTGTACGCGGACAGGCAGGTGAGCGTTTTGCGGTAAGGAACTCTGGTGGTACGGCTGTTGTAGAAGGTTTGGGAGATCACGGCTGCGAGTACATGACAGGCGGTGAAGTGCTGGTGATTGGGGATACAGGAAGCAATTTTGCTGCCGGTATGAGCGGTGGTATTGCCTGGGTTTATGATGCGAAAGGTGATTTTGCCAGCAAATGCAATAAGGAAATGGTAGATCTTGATCCGCTGGACGAGCAGGATGAGCTGAGGATAAATGTATTGCTGAAAAGGCATATACAGCTGACCGACAGCAGTGTGGCCAGGTTTATTTTAAACGACTGGACTACCCAATCTGCACATTTCATTAAGGTATTCCCTAAAGAGTACAAAGCCGTATTACAGAGCAGGGCTCAGAAAGTTAAAGTTTAA